A window from Chitinophagales bacterium encodes these proteins:
- a CDS encoding DoxX family protein, whose translation MILKIANAILMLFAVFMGIKHGWNMLTAKPEMLEMFGKWNLGRNFVIVNGAVTLLSALFIMFPRTFVWGNLLMAAGILLIICMQLLHKDLKGAAIEVPFLLLNLLIIYLQHPLKNS comes from the coding sequence ATGATACTAAAAATTGCAAATGCCATCTTAATGCTATTTGCGGTGTTTATGGGCATTAAACACGGTTGGAATATGCTTACTGCCAAACCAGAAATGTTGGAAATGTTTGGCAAGTGGAACCTCGGTAGAAATTTTGTAATAGTGAATGGTGCTGTTACCTTGCTATCGGCTTTGTTCATCATGTTTCCACGAACATTTGTGTGGGGTAATTTATTGATGGCAGCAGGAATTTTACTGATTATTTGTATGCAACTCTTGCATAAAGATTTGAAAGGCGCAGCCATTGAAGTGCCGTTTCTGTTGCTCAATTTACTAATTATTTATTTGCAACACCCTTTAAAAAACAGCTAA
- a CDS encoding Na+/H+ antiporter encodes MHLTLLYVLALLFAVFLLVMLARRIHVAYPIFLVIAGLGISFIPGVPQLHLEPELIFLIFLPPLLYEAAWYTSWNDFWKWKRPISQLAFGLVFFTSMVVAYASASFIPGFTLALGFLLGGIVSPPDAIAAATVLKGMKVPKRLLTILEGESLVNDASSLIVFKFALAAVLTGTFSMQEATGQFFLVAGMGVVIGLAGAHVMYVIHRFLPTTPAIDAALTVMTPYVLFLAAEHFHYSGVMAVVSGGLFISYRSHEVFQTGSTRLNMLGVWTTMIFVMNALVFIFIGLSLPEIVAGLGEYSIADGIKYGLIISAIVIALRFLWVYPTMHLPRWISAKERKEPSPGWKLPMAMSWAGMRGVVSLATALSIPMLMSDGTEFPQRNLIVFVTFVVIFVTLVFQGLTLPFLIKLIKLEEIDNIIPEDEQEAGIQLRLNNLALKIIQEKYPEAVKENEMIGFYKSHLEETVLNDTQRLESLVCHETEQKELDFYHDALLDIFAQQRKELFVLRKEKYFSDEEIRKAELQLDLNELRITGTSH; translated from the coding sequence ATGCACCTTACATTACTATATGTTTTAGCTCTTTTATTTGCCGTTTTTCTGTTGGTAATGCTGGCTAGGCGCATTCATGTTGCGTATCCCATTTTCTTAGTGATAGCCGGCTTGGGAATTAGTTTTATTCCGGGTGTTCCGCAGTTGCATTTAGAGCCAGAATTGATTTTCTTAATCTTCTTGCCACCTTTACTATACGAAGCCGCATGGTACACTTCATGGAATGATTTCTGGAAGTGGAAACGCCCCATTTCGCAATTGGCTTTTGGGTTGGTGTTTTTTACCTCCATGGTGGTCGCCTATGCATCGGCTTCCTTTATTCCGGGCTTTACGCTGGCTTTGGGTTTTTTGTTGGGGGGCATTGTGTCGCCACCCGATGCCATTGCTGCAGCTACTGTATTAAAAGGCATGAAAGTACCCAAGCGGTTATTGACGATATTGGAAGGTGAGAGTTTGGTGAATGATGCTTCTTCACTTATTGTTTTCAAATTCGCCTTGGCAGCGGTTTTGACTGGAACATTTTCAATGCAAGAAGCTACCGGACAGTTTTTCCTCGTTGCCGGAATGGGTGTTGTAATTGGTCTTGCGGGTGCGCATGTAATGTATGTTATTCATCGCTTTTTGCCCACCACACCTGCTATTGATGCGGCTTTAACGGTAATGACACCGTATGTTTTGTTTTTAGCAGCAGAACATTTTCACTATTCGGGAGTGATGGCAGTAGTAAGTGGGGGGTTGTTTATTTCGTATCGTTCGCATGAGGTTTTTCAAACAGGGAGTACACGTTTAAATATGTTGGGCGTATGGACAACCATGATTTTTGTAATGAATGCCTTGGTATTTATTTTCATCGGTCTTTCGCTTCCTGAAATCGTTGCGGGATTGGGCGAATACTCCATAGCCGATGGTATTAAATACGGTTTAATCATTAGCGCTATTGTAATTGCCTTGCGTTTTTTATGGGTTTATCCAACCATGCATCTTCCGCGATGGATTAGTGCCAAAGAGCGGAAAGAACCTTCGCCCGGATGGAAATTACCGATGGCAATGAGTTGGGCAGGAATGCGTGGTGTGGTTTCATTGGCTACCGCACTTTCCATTCCGATGTTGATGAGTGATGGTACCGAATTTCCACAACGCAATTTGATTGTGTTTGTAACCTTCGTTGTCATTTTTGTTACGTTGGTTTTTCAGGGATTGACCTTGCCTTTTTTAATTAAACTCATCAAGCTCGAAGAGATTGACAACATCATTCCTGAAGATGAACAGGAAGCGGGCATACAATTGCGATTAAACAATCTGGCTTTAAAAATTATTCAAGAAAAGTATCCTGAAGCAGTTAAAGAAAATGAGATGATTGGTTTTTATAAAAGTCATCTGGAAGAAACCGTTTTGAATGACACACAACGATTAGAATCGTTGGTATGTCACGAAACCGAACAAAAAGAACTGGATTTTTACCACGATGCATTGCTCGATATTTTTGCCCAACAACGCAAAGAGCTTTTTGTACTACGTAAAGAAAAATACTTCAGCGATGAGGAAATCCGTAAAGCCGAATTGCAATTAGATTTGAATGAATTAAGAATTACGGGTACCAGCCATTGA
- a CDS encoding four helix bundle protein — translation MKGNNIVQQKSFAFAIRIVNAYKYLTVEKKEFVLSKQLLRSGTSIGANIEESIGGQSNKDFLSKISISYKEARETVYWIKLLQATAFLSEQEGTCLLNEADELCRILGKIQITLKARNS, via the coding sequence ATGAAAGGTAATAATATAGTTCAACAAAAATCATTTGCATTTGCAATAAGGATAGTAAATGCATATAAATATTTGACCGTTGAAAAAAAGGAATTTGTTTTATCCAAACAACTTTTACGTTCCGGCACCTCGATAGGTGCCAATATTGAAGAATCAATAGGAGGACAATCGAATAAAGATTTTCTATCTAAGATTAGCATATCGTATAAGGAGGCAAGAGAAACTGTTTATTGGATAAAATTATTGCAAGCAACAGCGTTTTTGTCCGAACAGGAAGGTACATGTTTGTTAAACGAAGCAGACGAACTTTGTAGAATTCTTGGCAAGATTCAAATCACTCTCAAAGCCCGTAATTCGTAA
- a CDS encoding GxxExxY protein gives MTHFPLKEETYKIIGVCMEVHNTLGAGFLEIVYKDALELEFKKAGIFYEREKEYSVNYKGIILQHKFYADFVVFDQIILEVKGVKTIAEEHIAQTLNYLKVSGNEVGLLMNFGELKLNYKRLIF, from the coding sequence ATGACACATTTCCCATTAAAAGAAGAAACCTATAAAATCATTGGTGTTTGTATGGAAGTACACAATACGCTGGGCGCGGGCTTTTTGGAAATTGTGTATAAAGATGCTTTGGAATTAGAATTCAAAAAAGCAGGCATATTCTACGAACGAGAAAAAGAATATAGTGTCAATTACAAAGGAATTATTTTGCAGCATAAATTTTATGCAGATTTTGTGGTATTCGACCAGATAATCTTAGAAGTAAAAGGCGTAAAAACTATAGCTGAAGAACACATTGCCCAAACATTGAATTACTTAAAAGTATCTGGAAATGAAGTAGGGCTATTGATGAATTTTGGAGAACTAAAACTGAACTATAAAAGACTAATTTTTTAA
- the atpC gene encoding ATP synthase F1 subunit epsilon — protein MKLEILTPEKVLYNGEASLVQLPGVDGLFEILNGHAPLIAALGSGVVKYKSPTETVTFDISGGFAECLNNTVNVLVEGTGSK, from the coding sequence ATGAAATTAGAAATTCTAACACCGGAAAAGGTTCTTTACAACGGAGAGGCATCGCTGGTGCAGTTACCCGGAGTAGATGGCTTGTTTGAAATACTCAACGGACACGCGCCTTTAATTGCTGCGCTTGGCTCTGGAGTTGTAAAATATAAATCGCCTACCGAAACCGTAACTTTCGATATTTCGGGTGGCTTTGCCGAATGCCTAAACAATACTGTAAATGTGTTGGTAGAAGGTACCGGAAGTAAATAA
- the atpD gene encoding F0F1 ATP synthase subunit beta encodes MANIGKIKQIIGPVVDVSFEAENAVLPKIMNALEVTRDNGQKLILEVQQHLGEDAVRAISMDSTDGLRRGLDVVDLGSPIKMPVGESIKGRLFNVTGDAIDGINIPVSKDGGYEIHRQPPAYEDLTTSAEVLFTGIKVIDLIEPYAKGGKIGLFGGAGVGKTVLIMELINNIAKRYSGLSVFAGVGERTREGNDLLREMIESNVIKYGEEFKHSMEQGGWDLSKVDGAQLAKSQATLVFGQMNEPPGSRARVALSGLTIAEYFRDGDKNDTSSGGRDILFFVDNIFRFTQAGSEVSALLGRMPSAVGYQPTLATEMGLMQERITSTKRGSITSVQAVYVPADDLTDPAPATTFAHLDATTVLSRQIAALGIYPAVDPLDSTSRILSEEVVGTEHYRTAMRVKEILQRYKELQDIIAILGMDELSEEDKQVVHRARRVQRFLSQPFHVAEQFTGIPGVFVPIEETIRGFNMIMNGEVDEFPEAAFNLKGSIEEVIAAGQKMLADVAK; translated from the coding sequence ATGGCTAACATTGGTAAAATAAAACAAATTATCGGGCCCGTTGTGGACGTAAGTTTTGAAGCTGAAAACGCTGTTCTTCCTAAAATTATGAACGCTTTGGAAGTAACCCGCGATAACGGACAAAAACTAATTCTTGAAGTGCAGCAGCACTTAGGCGAAGATGCCGTTCGCGCCATTTCGATGGACTCTACCGATGGCTTGCGCAGAGGTTTAGATGTGGTAGATTTGGGTTCTCCAATTAAAATGCCTGTTGGCGAAAGTATTAAAGGTAGATTGTTTAACGTTACCGGAGATGCTATTGACGGTATCAATATTCCGGTTTCTAAAGATGGTGGCTACGAAATTCACCGCCAACCACCGGCTTACGAAGATTTAACCACTTCTGCCGAAGTTCTTTTTACCGGTATTAAAGTTATTGACCTTATTGAGCCTTATGCAAAAGGTGGTAAAATTGGTCTTTTTGGTGGTGCCGGTGTAGGCAAAACGGTGTTAATCATGGAGTTGATTAACAATATCGCTAAACGCTATTCGGGCTTATCGGTATTTGCTGGCGTGGGCGAAAGAACTCGCGAAGGAAACGATTTGCTACGCGAAATGATTGAAAGTAACGTTATTAAATATGGCGAAGAGTTTAAGCACAGCATGGAACAAGGCGGTTGGGATTTATCTAAAGTAGATGGTGCCCAGTTGGCTAAATCGCAAGCCACGTTGGTCTTCGGGCAAATGAACGAACCTCCCGGCTCACGTGCAAGAGTGGCGCTTAGTGGTTTAACTATTGCTGAATACTTCCGCGATGGCGATAAAAACGATACATCTTCTGGTGGTCGCGATATTCTATTCTTCGTAGATAATATCTTCCGTTTTACCCAAGCCGGTTCCGAAGTGTCGGCACTTTTGGGTCGTATGCCTTCTGCGGTGGGTTACCAACCTACTTTGGCAACCGAAATGGGTTTAATGCAAGAGCGTATTACTTCTACCAAACGCGGCTCTATTACATCGGTACAAGCGGTTTACGTTCCTGCCGATGACTTAACAGATCCAGCTCCGGCTACTACCTTTGCCCACTTGGATGCAACAACGGTATTAAGCCGCCAAATTGCAGCTTTGGGTATTTACCCGGCTGTAGATCCTTTGGATTCTACTTCCAGAATTTTGAGCGAAGAAGTTGTAGGTACCGAACACTACCGCACAGCTATGCGCGTAAAAGAAATTCTACAACGCTATAAAGAATTGCAAGATATTATTGCCATCTTAGGTATGGATGAATTGAGCGAAGAGGATAAACAAGTGGTACACCGCGCGCGCAGAGTACAACGTTTCTTAAGCCAGCCATTCCACGTTGCAGAACAATTTACAGGTATTCCGGGTGTGTTTGTTCCTATCGAAGAAACCATCCGTGGATTCAACATGATTATGAACGGAGAAGTAGATGAGTTTCCTGAAGCAGCCTTCAACTTAAAAGGCTCTATTGAGGAAGTAATTGCTGCCGGGCAAAAAATGTTGGCAGACGTTGCAAAATAA
- the greA gene encoding transcription elongation factor GreA, producing MAIHYMTKEGYEALEKEVKYLSVTRRKEVATAIAEAREKGDLSENAEYHAAKEEQGHLEAKIAELETQLANARVLDESKVDVSKVGILSKVDVLNKKMNKKMSFTIVSEAEANLKENKISSTSPIGAALLGKKVGETAKAQTPGGIMEFEVLHIGI from the coding sequence ATGGCTATTCATTACATGACTAAAGAAGGCTACGAAGCACTCGAAAAAGAAGTAAAATACCTGAGTGTAACCCGTAGAAAAGAAGTGGCTACCGCTATAGCCGAAGCCCGCGAAAAAGGCGACCTGAGCGAAAACGCAGAATACCATGCTGCCAAAGAAGAACAAGGCCATTTAGAAGCTAAAATTGCTGAGTTGGAAACCCAGCTTGCCAATGCCCGTGTTTTAGACGAAAGCAAGGTAGATGTTTCTAAAGTAGGCATACTGTCTAAAGTTGATGTGCTCAATAAAAAAATGAACAAAAAAATGTCGTTTACCATTGTAAGCGAAGCCGAAGCCAATTTAAAAGAAAACAAAATTTCTTCTACCTCGCCTATTGGCGCTGCACTGCTTGGCAAAAAAGTGGGCGAAACAGCAAAAGCACAAACGCCCGGTGGCATTATGGAATTTGAAGTGCTGCACATCGGTATTTAA
- a CDS encoding PAS domain S-box protein has product MDTLNHVFKQKQFKFFSRYIYAFAGIVGINAAITLLGWALNIDFLKQPLGKLPTMNPTTAVGLMVAGVAIVLIVKGKLQIARLLALLVVGIGALKSLAIIYPYLDTQIDHWLLGENVQASFFNGFANNIALNTIVCFWLLGGAVLLTCFTNTCIRTIAAYLAIFTTIVSYFAVIGNIYKVNALYGFANTYPMAIQTAVSFGLLSMAVLLLNSNYGFMQTYTSRFAGGSIARLLLPPIVFIPALLGYLRLWANNSYIVGTEMGVAILITLIITMLLGVTWILALALNKSDKARSEAELSLKKINTNLEKTVDSKTKELLDYQFALDESSIVAITDKYGTITHANDNFCRISKFERAELIGKKHNIINSGYHPKEFFADLWKTILAGNIWRGEVRNKAKDGSLYWVDTTIVPFLNEQKKPYQYVVIRVDITNKKMAEEALNQLNASLETRVKERTAELQKANEEIAKRNIYFDQTQDAFLAVSFDGSFLDFNAQFMQLLGFERNELLSIPFISLVHQNDLDNSRKELENIALNGKTENFENRFRCKNGTYIWMQWNAVLYNKSIYAVGRNISLQKQQQEELLLNTEKLNRTNKELESYSYSVSHDLRAPLRAINGFIQVIERQHVANIPAEMQTLFNHITANTLRMNNIIEDLLTLAKYGKQKLNLTPVDMKTLFSKVWNNLHTTNPTAVLELADLPGIRADASMVEQVVINLLSNALKYSGKIAKPHICVGYTESEKSITYFVKDNGAGFNMQHAYKIFDAFQRLHTSSDFEGTGIGLHLVKQIIENHGGSIWAEGKINEGATFWFSLPKTQ; this is encoded by the coding sequence ATGGATACCTTAAACCATGTTTTCAAACAAAAGCAGTTTAAGTTTTTTAGTAGGTATATTTATGCCTTTGCCGGTATTGTTGGAATAAATGCTGCTATTACGCTGCTGGGTTGGGCTTTAAATATAGATTTTTTAAAACAGCCGCTTGGCAAGTTGCCTACCATGAACCCAACTACTGCAGTAGGGCTTATGGTGGCAGGCGTGGCCATTGTGTTAATTGTAAAAGGCAAACTACAAATAGCAAGGCTTTTAGCGCTTTTGGTTGTTGGTATTGGAGCACTTAAATCGTTGGCAATTATTTACCCCTATCTTGATACGCAAATAGATCATTGGCTTTTGGGCGAAAATGTACAAGCCTCTTTTTTTAATGGTTTTGCAAACAATATTGCGCTCAATACCATCGTTTGTTTTTGGCTTTTGGGTGGTGCAGTGTTGCTTACCTGCTTTACAAATACCTGCATTAGAACCATAGCGGCTTATTTGGCCATATTTACAACTATTGTTTCCTACTTTGCCGTAATTGGCAACATCTATAAGGTAAATGCACTTTATGGATTTGCCAACACTTATCCCATGGCTATTCAAACTGCGGTAAGTTTTGGTTTGCTTTCTATGGCTGTGTTGCTCTTAAATAGCAATTATGGGTTTATGCAAACTTATACCAGCCGCTTTGCTGGCGGTAGTATTGCCCGACTGCTGTTGCCGCCTATTGTATTTATTCCTGCACTATTGGGCTATTTGCGGCTATGGGCAAACAACAGTTATATCGTTGGCACCGAAATGGGGGTTGCCATACTTATTACACTCATTATTACCATGCTTTTGGGTGTTACTTGGATTTTAGCTTTGGCATTAAACAAAAGCGATAAGGCTCGAAGCGAAGCCGAACTCTCGCTCAAAAAAATAAATACCAATTTAGAAAAAACAGTAGATAGCAAAACGAAAGAACTGCTCGATTACCAATTTGCACTAGATGAATCCAGCATTGTTGCCATTACCGATAAGTATGGAACCATTACACATGCCAACGATAATTTTTGCCGAATATCTAAGTTTGAGCGTGCAGAACTCATTGGTAAAAAACACAACATCATCAATTCCGGCTATCATCCAAAAGAGTTTTTTGCAGATCTTTGGAAAACCATTTTAGCGGGAAACATTTGGCGGGGCGAAGTTAGAAACAAAGCCAAAGATGGTTCGCTGTATTGGGTAGATACCACTATTGTTCCTTTTTTAAACGAACAAAAAAAGCCATACCAATATGTAGTAATACGTGTTGATATTACCAATAAAAAAATGGCAGAAGAAGCGCTCAACCAACTTAATGCCTCCTTAGAAACAAGAGTAAAAGAGCGCACTGCAGAATTGCAAAAAGCTAACGAAGAAATTGCAAAACGAAATATCTATTTCGACCAAACCCAAGACGCTTTTTTAGCGGTAAGTTTTGATGGCAGTTTTTTAGATTTTAACGCCCAGTTTATGCAGTTGCTTGGTTTTGAAAGAAATGAACTACTCTCAATACCGTTTATATCGCTGGTGCACCAAAACGATTTAGATAATAGCAGAAAAGAACTTGAAAACATTGCCCTAAACGGCAAAACCGAAAATTTTGAAAACCGCTTTCGCTGCAAAAACGGAACCTATATTTGGATGCAATGGAATGCCGTACTCTACAATAAAAGTATTTATGCCGTAGGCCGAAATATATCGCTGCAAAAGCAACAACAAGAAGAACTGCTACTTAATACCGAAAAACTAAACCGTACCAACAAAGAATTAGAGTCGTATTCGTATTCCGTTTCGCACGATTTACGTGCTCCGCTTAGAGCCATAAATGGCTTTATACAGGTAATTGAACGGCAACATGTTGCCAATATTCCTGCCGAAATGCAAACTTTGTTCAACCACATTACGGCAAACACCCTGCGTATGAACAACATTATAGAAGACCTGCTTACACTCGCCAAATACGGAAAACAAAAATTGAACCTCACCCCGGTAGATATGAAAACCCTTTTTTCCAAAGTATGGAACAATCTTCATACCACCAATCCCACAGCTGTATTGGAATTAGCAGATTTACCCGGCATTCGCGCAGATGCTTCTATGGTTGAACAAGTGGTTATTAACCTTCTTTCAAACGCCCTTAAATACTCTGGAAAAATAGCAAAACCGCATATTTGCGTAGGCTATACCGAAAGCGAAAAAAGCATTACCTATTTTGTGAAAGACAACGGTGCCGGATTTAATATGCAACATGCTTACAAAATTTTTGATGCCTTTCAGCGGTTACACACCTCTAGCGATTTTGAAGGAACCGGAATTGGGCTTCACTTAGTAAAGCAAATTATAGAAAACCACGGAGGCTCCATTTGGGCCGAAGGAAAAATAAACGAAGGTGCCACTTTTTGGTTTAGCCTACCCAAAACACAATAA
- a CDS encoding rRNA pseudouridine synthase: MSKREENTGKKNNPKAPLPFEKFRKKAPENSNLSQAAGRAVKAKINSFKKGEEEKLQNLEEKNRKRIYQKESIEPVAEGNMRLNKFLAHAGVASRRKADEIIQAGKVSVNGKVVFEMGHRLNQGDKVHYEGRLLNAEPKVYVLLNKPKDYITTVSDERDRKTVMDLLENVNEKLRGGKKVRLYPVGRLDRNTTGVLLFTNDGELAQQLIHPSSEVRKVYHVFLDKKLREADFEKIAEGGVVLEDGIAEVDEIALPNPKNKAEIGIEIHSGKNRIVRRIFESLGYEVVKLDRVYFAGLTKKDLPRGRWRFLSEEEVRMLRYFTKGTVKEEAPKKPRKRIAKR, encoded by the coding sequence ATGAGCAAGCGCGAAGAAAATACTGGCAAAAAGAATAACCCCAAAGCACCACTTCCTTTTGAAAAATTCAGGAAAAAGGCACCGGAGAATTCTAATTTAAGCCAAGCTGCAGGAAGAGCAGTAAAAGCCAAAATAAATTCATTTAAAAAGGGCGAAGAAGAAAAACTTCAAAACCTCGAAGAAAAAAACCGTAAGAGAATATACCAAAAAGAAAGCATAGAGCCGGTTGCAGAAGGCAATATGCGGCTGAATAAATTTTTGGCACACGCAGGAGTGGCTTCGCGCAGAAAAGCCGATGAAATTATACAAGCAGGCAAGGTTTCGGTAAACGGAAAAGTGGTGTTTGAAATGGGGCATCGCTTAAACCAAGGCGATAAAGTACATTATGAAGGAAGATTGCTGAATGCAGAGCCCAAAGTGTATGTGCTGCTGAATAAGCCTAAAGATTACATTACAACTGTAAGCGATGAGCGCGACCGCAAAACCGTAATGGATTTGCTGGAAAATGTAAACGAAAAACTTAGAGGTGGAAAAAAAGTGCGCCTTTATCCGGTTGGAAGATTAGACCGCAACACTACGGGCGTACTTTTGTTTACCAACGATGGCGAACTGGCGCAGCAACTCATTCACCCATCTTCCGAAGTACGAAAAGTATATCACGTATTTTTAGATAAAAAACTAAGGGAAGCCGATTTTGAAAAAATTGCCGAAGGCGGAGTGGTGCTAGAAGACGGTATTGCCGAAGTAGATGAAATAGCCTTGCCCAACCCTAAAAACAAAGCGGAAATTGGTATAGAAATACACAGCGGAAAAAACCGTATTGTGCGAAGAATTTTTGAATCGCTGGGTTACGAAGTGGTAAAACTCGATCGCGTATATTTTGCCGGATTAACCAAAAAGGATTTACCGAGAGGGCGCTGGCGCTTTCTTTCGGAAGAAGAAGTGCGCATGTTGCGATATTTTACCAAAGGAACAGTAAAAGAAGAAGCTCCCAAAAAGCCGCGTAAGCGAATTGCTAAGCGATAG
- a CDS encoding response regulator codes for MADASTHTYHLLLVDDNPAELRLMLEAIKDAELDNLVSLSYAYDGEEACDFLNTSRIIDNKVDMILLDLNMPRLNGKDVLSFVKSNTNFSQIPVFIITNSDYRRDMMDCYNLQADGYLQKPSEFKKLVDFFVSVKQSILVRNKLSIFWIEKTYAELTSIA; via the coding sequence ATGGCAGATGCTTCTACTCATACCTATCACTTGCTACTGGTAGATGATAACCCTGCCGAACTCCGTTTAATGCTGGAAGCCATAAAGGATGCCGAATTAGATAATTTGGTTTCGCTTTCTTATGCTTACGATGGCGAAGAAGCCTGCGATTTTTTAAACACTTCGCGTATTATTGATAATAAGGTGGATATGATTTTATTGGACTTAAACATGCCCAGACTAAACGGAAAAGATGTGTTGAGTTTTGTAAAATCGAATACCAATTTTTCGCAAATTCCCGTTTTTATTATCACCAATTCCGATTACAGGCGCGATATGATGGATTGCTATAACCTACAGGCAGACGGCTATCTTCAAAAACCTTCGGAATTTAAAAAGTTGGTAGATTTTTTTGTGTCGGTAAAGCAGTCTATTCTGGTGCGCAATAAGCTTTCTATTTTTTGGATAGAAAAAACTTATGCCGAATTAACGTCTATCGCTTAG
- a CDS encoding DUF5106 domain-containing protein — protein MKKLFLLTSTFLALAVFAQPKTTKPATAVKTNIKLTVKGLENSNMILAFYSGDKQYVKDTVLFDSKGVATIKADSALPGGIYLAVFPKLGNRYFELIMSEPQFQMETDTTELAGKMKVFNSLENKLFYDDMLYLNKIRKTSDSINSELKKPENSPKADALKNELKKIDADVKTKREAIMHNHPQTLYAKVLKAMKEPEVPEAPRDANGKIIDSTYQWYWYKTHYWDNIDLSDDRLLRTPVFHNKLKQYFTRTVYQIPDSLALAADNMLKISNPQGDIFKYMLVYFLNTMANAKIMGMDAVYVHLVKNYYAKGFAPWVDSAQLAKIVERGTILEPLLLGKKAQNIILADSTLKNYHNLYNLPNKYTVLCFWDPDCGHCKKEVPVLLEAYHNLKKKGVDVEVLAPAIMGKEKLNDWTAFIREKGLDWINVADPFRQNNYRYEWDIQSTPQIYILDKNKIIKAKRLGAEQIEDFILHEEDPKHQPKKPFLESEEQKTYEPRE, from the coding sequence ATGAAGAAACTTTTTTTGCTTACCTCTACTTTTTTGGCGCTTGCCGTTTTTGCACAACCCAAAACCACTAAGCCTGCAACGGCAGTAAAAACCAACATCAAGCTCACTGTAAAAGGGTTAGAAAACAGCAATATGATTTTGGCTTTTTACAGTGGCGATAAGCAATATGTAAAAGATACAGTTCTTTTTGACTCTAAAGGTGTGGCCACCATTAAAGCCGATTCTGCTTTGCCGGGCGGTATTTATTTGGCAGTATTTCCCAAGTTGGGCAATCGCTATTTTGAACTCATTATGAGCGAACCCCAATTCCAAATGGAAACAGATACTACCGAGCTGGCCGGAAAAATGAAAGTGTTTAACTCGCTCGAAAACAAACTGTTTTACGATGATATGCTGTACCTCAATAAAATTCGTAAAACATCGGATTCCATTAACTCCGAATTAAAAAAACCCGAAAACAGCCCCAAAGCAGATGCGCTTAAAAATGAACTGAAAAAGATAGATGCAGATGTAAAAACCAAGCGCGAAGCCATTATGCACAACCATCCGCAAACGCTTTATGCCAAGGTACTAAAAGCCATGAAAGAGCCCGAAGTACCCGAAGCTCCTCGCGATGCCAATGGAAAAATAATTGATTCTACTTACCAATGGTATTGGTACAAAACCCACTACTGGGACAATATTGATTTGAGTGACGACCGCTTGCTGCGCACGCCTGTTTTTCACAACAAACTAAAACAATACTTTACACGCACAGTTTACCAAATTCCCGATTCGCTGGCTTTAGCTGCCGATAACATGCTTAAAATTTCGAACCCGCAAGGCGATATTTTTAAATATATGTTGGTTTACTTTTTAAATACCATGGCCAATGCCAAAATTATGGGTATGGATGCGGTGTATGTTCACTTGGTAAAAAATTATTACGCCAAAGGTTTTGCTCCTTGGGTGGATTCTGCACAACTGGCGAAAATTGTAGAGCGCGGCACTATTTTAGAACCGCTGCTGCTGGGTAAAAAAGCTCAGAATATTATTTTGGCAGATAGCACGTTGAAAAACTACCACAACCTATACAACCTACCCAATAAATATACTGTTCTCTGCTTTTGGGATCCGGATTGCGGCCACTGCAAAAAAGAAGTTCCGGTATTGCTAGAAGCCTACCACAACCTTAAAAAGAAAGGAGTGGATGTAGAAGTTCTTGCTCCTGCCATTATGGGAAAAGAGAAGCTAAACGATTGGACTGCCTTTATTCGCGAAAAGGGGTTGGATTGGATAAATGTGGCAGATCCCTTCCGCCAAAACAACTATCGCTACGAGTGGGATATACAAAGCACTCCGCAAATCTACATTCTCGACAAAAACAAAATTATTAAAGCCAAGCGCTTGGGTGCCGAACAAATTGAAGATTTTATTCTACACGAAGAAGATCCAAAACACCAGCCCAAAAAGCCCTTCTTAGAATCAGAAGAGCAAAAAACCTACGAGCCGCGCGAGTAA